The Streptomyces hundungensis genome contains the following window.
AGCCGAGCTGGCGATCCGCCGGGCCCGGCTGGTACTCATCGTCGCCGTTGTGGCGACAGCTCTCATGGGTGCCCTCGGCAGCGGCGCCTTCACCAAGCTGCTGGGCGGCGGTTTCGATGACCCGGCTTCCCAGTCCACCCGGGCACGCGATCTCATCGACACGAAATTCGGCGGCGAGACCAACCTCGTGCTGCTGGTCCGCGCCGGCGACGGCCGGGTCGACACCCCTTCTGCCGAGCAGAACGGCAAGGCACTGGTCGCGAGCCTGAGGAAGGAGAAGTCGCTCGCGAACGTCGTCTCCTACTGGGACACGCGCAATGCCCAACTCCTGTCCAAGGACGGCCGCGAGGCCATGGTCCTCGCCCACGTCAAGGGCGACCCGACCCAGCAGCAGAAGAACGCCACGAGCCTGCTCGACGACTACGACGGCACGTACAACAAAGCCCTCACGGTACGGGCCGGTGGGGTGGCCGCCGTCGGCAACGACATGTCGACGCAGGTGGTCGAGGACCTTGAACTGGCTGAGCTGATCGCGATCCCGCTGACCCTCATCCTGCTGCTGTTCGTTTTCGGCGGCGTGGTCGCCGCGCTGCTGCCGCTGGTCATCGCCATCATCGCCATCCTGGGCTCGTTCGCCGAACTGTCCCTGCTCGCTGACGTCACCAGCGTCTCGAACACGGCGACCAACCTCACCACGGCTCTCGGGCTGGGCCTTGGCATCGACTACGGCCTGTTGATGATCAGCCGGTTCAGGGCACAGCTCGCGACCGGCGCGAGCGTGGAGGACGCCGTCCGCCGGACGGTGCACACCGCCGGCCGCACCGTCGCGTTCTCCGCCTCCACCGTGGCCGCCGCACTCGCGGCGCTTCTCGTCTTCCCGCAGTACTTCCTGCGCTCGTTCGGCTTCGCCGGGGTCGGCGTCGTCGCCATCGCGGCCGTCAGCGCGCTGTTCGTCATGCCGCCGCTGCTCGTCGTCCTGGGGCACCGGGTCAACAAGGGGCAGATGCCCTGGGCGAAGACCGCGAACGTCACCACGCGCGTCTCCCTATGGGCGCGGCTGGCGCGTACCGTCATGCGGCGGCCCGCGCTCACCGCGCTGCCCGTCCTCGCGGTCCTGCTGGTGGCGGCGAGCCCGCTGCTCGGCATCACCTTCGGCACCCCGGACGAACGCGTGCTGCCCAAGGGCGCCGAGAGCCGCCAGGTCTCCGCGACGCTCCAGAAGAACTTCAACGGCAGCGACAACGCCGCCCTCCAGATCGTCATCGGCCAGAACGTGGACAAAGCCACGCTGGACAAGTACGCCGATCAACTGTCCCAGCTCAAGGGCGTGGTACGGGTCGAGACCAGCACCGGAACCCACACCCCCGGGCAGGAATCGGCGGCCGGTCCCGGTAGCGCCAACCTCAGCCGACCCGACGGCCAACGCATCAGCGTCGTCAGCTCCTTGACGCCGAAGTCCGACGCGGCACAGAACCTGGTCAGCGACGTACGGGCGCTCACCCCGCCCCCCGGCACCCACCCGCTGGTGGGCGGCATCGACGCCGAACTGGTCGACGCCAGGCACTCCATCAGCGGCCGACTCCTTCTCGCCATCGGCCTGGTCGTCCTGACCACGTTCGTCCTGCTCTTCCTGTTCACCGGCAGTGTCGTGCAGCCGCTGCGCGCCCTGGCCCTGAACGCGATCACCCTGGTGGCGACGCTCGGCATCATGACCTGGATCTTCCAGGACGGCCACCTCTCCTCCCTGCTCGGCTTCACGGCGCAGCCGATGGAGATGTCAATGACCGTGCTGATGTTCTGCATCGTCTTCGGTCTGTCGATGGACTACGAGGTGTTCGTCACCAGCCGGATCAAGGAACTCCACGACCAGGGCGAGGACACCGAGTCCGCCGTCACCAACGGCCTCGGGCACACCGGGCGCATCGTCACCGCCGCCGCCTGCCTGCTCGCTGTCAGCTTCTTCGCCTTCGGTACGTCCAAGCTCAGCTTCATGCAGATGTTCGGCCTCGGCAGCGGGCTGGCCATCCTCATCGACGCCGTCGCAATCCGCGGAGTCCTCGTCCCGGCCGCGATGCGCCTGCTCGGCGGCTCGGCCTGGTACGCGCCCCGCTTCCTGCGCAGGTTCCACAGCCGGTTCGGCCTCAGCGAAAGCGCGCCCGAGCCCGCTGCCGCGCCCGAACCCGCAGTCTCACGGGGTTGACTCCGGCCCACAGCATCCTGCTCGGCGCGGAGTCCGGCCGGGGTGACACCGCCCAGCGGGCCGCGGGCCTGTTGACGAGCGAGGCGGCGCCCCTGGCAGTTTTCGGCGTGCGGATGATCTGGAGGCAGCCGGTCGGCGCTGGCCGAGGCCGGCGCGGTCGGGGCCAGATCGGTCACCAAAGTGGTCCACCAGCCAGCGGATGGCGGCCTTGACCTGCGTGGGGCTGATGCGGCCGCCCTGCCGCAGCTGGGGCTCGCAGCCGCGCAGGACCTGGACGCGCAGCGTCTCGCCGAGGTCGCCCAGGGGGACGAGGCCCAGCATGGTGTGGGCCGCCGGAGCCGTCAGCGCCCACCGGGGCAGGCCGGGCCCGCCCGCATCGGCCCACTGCCGCTGGTGCGGCAAGCACAACCGCCTGCCCTACTGCACCGCCCAGCGCGAGCACACCCATACGACGCACTCCCCCAGGCCCGGACGCGAAGCCGGGCCGGTAGCCAGGCACTCCCCCACCGATAGTCCCGTCGCCTTCCGGGCACTAAGCTTCCTTTTCCATCTACCAGGACCTGCCCGGCTTGCCGATGGCCTTGAGGGTCTCGGGGCGTCTGACGGTTTTGCCGACAGTGCCTATCGGACGCCAGGCGCGCACTCCCCCGCCAGAGCCGGAACGTGCCGGAACGGTGGGGCCGTGCGCGAGGGAGCGCCAGCCTCACATTGCCGCTGAGCCACACACGTAAGACGCCAGGGCGGTCCTGGACATCGTCACGGTCCCGGAAGGCCCTACTGTCCGCTGCGTGGACAATGATTGACGTCCCGGTGCGGGCGCGGCTACTTTCTGCCACATGCAGCAGCGGAAGATCCTCACGACTCGCGGTCACATCGACCACATGCGCGTGTGTTCTGCTGCATGTCGCCCCTGTTGAGAGCCGTTTCGCCTCCAGTGGCATCCGTTCCCGTCCAACAGCCTCATTGGCTTCGCTGTGCGCGGTAGAGCCTTCCTGTAGTTGCCCTCTCTCACTCGCACGCCCGGTCGGGTGTGCGCCTTCTTCGCATGCCCGTGACCGAGCCGACCGCTTCGGCTTCGGGCTGCCAGAAACGGACACTTCATGCGTCGCAATTTCCTGTCCGCGCGGATCCTGATCGCCGCGCCCACCACCGTCGTCACAGGCCTGCTGCCCTTGGCCGGCACCGC
Protein-coding sequences here:
- a CDS encoding MMPL family transporter — protein: MFERIAELAIRRARLVLIVAVVATALMGALGSGAFTKLLGGGFDDPASQSTRARDLIDTKFGGETNLVLLVRAGDGRVDTPSAEQNGKALVASLRKEKSLANVVSYWDTRNAQLLSKDGREAMVLAHVKGDPTQQQKNATSLLDDYDGTYNKALTVRAGGVAAVGNDMSTQVVEDLELAELIAIPLTLILLLFVFGGVVAALLPLVIAIIAILGSFAELSLLADVTSVSNTATNLTTALGLGLGIDYGLLMISRFRAQLATGASVEDAVRRTVHTAGRTVAFSASTVAAALAALLVFPQYFLRSFGFAGVGVVAIAAVSALFVMPPLLVVLGHRVNKGQMPWAKTANVTTRVSLWARLARTVMRRPALTALPVLAVLLVAASPLLGITFGTPDERVLPKGAESRQVSATLQKNFNGSDNAALQIVIGQNVDKATLDKYADQLSQLKGVVRVETSTGTHTPGQESAAGPGSANLSRPDGQRISVVSSLTPKSDAAQNLVSDVRALTPPPGTHPLVGGIDAELVDARHSISGRLLLAIGLVVLTTFVLLFLFTGSVVQPLRALALNAITLVATLGIMTWIFQDGHLSSLLGFTAQPMEMSMTVLMFCIVFGLSMDYEVFVTSRIKELHDQGEDTESAVTNGLGHTGRIVTAAACLLAVSFFAFGTSKLSFMQMFGLGSGLAILIDAVAIRGVLVPAAMRLLGGSAWYAPRFLRRFHSRFGLSESAPEPAAAPEPAVSRG